One region of Paenibacillus polymyxa M1 genomic DNA includes:
- a CDS encoding GH32 C-terminal domain-containing protein, which produces MRIKLTNTRMNLTDWQIKGQGHIEDNVQGLLLRSEPQENVMAMSATMSEDFTFEADVMVTDLQADAALVFRSSRDGWFSYMLQIVPSAGLVRLRDAAGDIERLKEERPIELQKGDIYHLKVKVEGPHLKVYWDEGYHPIIDVVDTTYTSGYLGLNVWNGAALFQNIQVSDMDTNVGEMLLIRGKWQPDLKGQRAEETSMEGALKIYDTAAADLVMEGSVTLNSSQPGMEAGLFFRGNQKGTEGYVASVQGEDHQVRVHLKKANGTLVASSAMPYLDTSGSKHSLEIIAHGERIRVFVDGYTPAAIDIVDNSYSSGFIGIKATGGTAYFQDLYLTPVSNYYTEKYRPQYHYSPARGSASDPNGLVYFEGEYHLFHQDGGQWAHAVSLDLLDWKRLPLALKWNDLGHIWSGSAVADLTNTSGLFSDYGGKGLVAYYTSYNPDQPKGNQRIGLAYSTDRGRTWQYSEDRSIVIENPGQSENDPGNWDFRDPKVVWDEAHQRWIMVVSGGDHIRFFTSANLLDWSWTDNFGYGDYIRGGVWECPDLFPLPVDKGNTSKWVLMISTGASTNTQGSDAEYFIGELTSDGKFQNDLPPGKVLKTDWGKEFYASMSFTNIPGGRRIMLAWMTNWDYPFSFPTSSWKGQFSIARELSLKTTREGIRLIQHPISELTSLRSHLFSLDHESITESSPNILEGLNAGAYEIEAEFEFPSVGMASTFGFYVREGGEQRTAVGYKTDVQQMFVNRADSGFADFSPLFSTFHEASLAPVGNRIQMRIFVDESSVEVFGNHGEVVFSDLIFPDSARRGMSFYTQGGEVKVVSLRVYALRNSWRVTEASPIRLMMDYTQLELAEGQSKRLYASVEDHSGRKGHLLNWESSNPAVVKVIVSNEGFATVEALFPGEAVVTASIPGDTVRASTSVTVHGGMFYTNLSGWKPDVSASRWMVTADGMRGSYISDANYMASEQAKDFTYEADMKLDGNGSAGSMIFRANADGSSGYYLNLDPNMKSIRLFYKKEGRFEEQQVLTKVPRFVLPGVTYHIKIQAKGLRLRIEIDDEQVIDLEDGTFAAGHFGINVFGGQAFYQNVRVEKV; this is translated from the coding sequence ATGAGGATAAAGCTCACAAACACGCGAATGAACCTGACGGACTGGCAGATTAAAGGACAGGGACATATTGAAGATAACGTTCAGGGACTTTTACTAAGATCGGAGCCACAGGAAAATGTGATGGCTATGTCTGCAACCATGTCTGAGGATTTTACTTTTGAAGCAGATGTAATGGTCACAGACCTACAGGCGGATGCTGCCCTAGTATTTCGTTCCAGTAGGGATGGATGGTTTTCCTATATGCTTCAAATTGTGCCGTCCGCCGGGTTGGTGCGGCTACGGGATGCTGCTGGAGATATCGAAAGGCTCAAAGAGGAACGGCCAATAGAATTACAAAAAGGAGATATTTATCATCTCAAGGTGAAGGTGGAAGGTCCTCATCTTAAAGTGTACTGGGATGAAGGATATCACCCGATTATAGATGTGGTCGATACGACGTATACATCAGGATATTTGGGACTGAATGTCTGGAATGGGGCGGCATTATTTCAGAACATTCAAGTCAGTGATATGGATACGAATGTAGGTGAAATGCTTTTGATCCGTGGGAAATGGCAACCGGACCTAAAAGGGCAGAGAGCCGAGGAAACAAGTATGGAAGGTGCGCTCAAAATATACGATACCGCAGCTGCTGACCTGGTGATGGAAGGCAGTGTGACGCTGAATTCTTCTCAACCGGGAATGGAAGCAGGACTATTTTTCAGAGGGAATCAGAAGGGAACAGAGGGATATGTTGCTTCTGTGCAAGGTGAGGATCATCAGGTTCGGGTACATCTGAAAAAGGCGAACGGAACGTTGGTTGCAAGCTCGGCTATGCCGTATCTGGATACATCGGGCAGTAAACACAGTTTGGAAATCATCGCACATGGAGAGCGGATTCGCGTGTTTGTAGATGGCTACACGCCTGCGGCGATTGACATCGTGGATAACAGTTATTCCAGTGGTTTTATAGGTATAAAGGCAACTGGGGGAACGGCATATTTTCAGGATCTCTACCTTACCCCTGTCTCGAATTACTATACAGAAAAATATCGTCCGCAGTATCATTATTCTCCTGCCAGAGGTTCAGCCAGTGATCCGAACGGATTGGTTTATTTTGAGGGGGAATATCACCTGTTCCATCAGGATGGTGGACAGTGGGCACATGCGGTCAGTCTGGATTTGCTGGATTGGAAAAGGCTTCCCTTGGCATTAAAGTGGAATGATTTGGGCCATATCTGGTCCGGCTCGGCTGTAGCTGATCTCACCAATACTTCCGGCTTGTTCAGCGACTATGGCGGGAAAGGGCTGGTTGCTTATTACACCTCCTATAATCCCGATCAGCCCAAGGGAAACCAGAGAATTGGCCTTGCTTACAGCACAGACCGAGGACGGACATGGCAATACTCAGAAGACCGTTCGATTGTAATAGAGAATCCGGGCCAAAGTGAAAATGATCCCGGTAACTGGGATTTTCGTGACCCGAAAGTAGTATGGGATGAAGCGCATCAGCGCTGGATTATGGTCGTGTCGGGAGGTGACCATATCCGTTTCTTTACCTCCGCCAATTTATTAGATTGGAGCTGGACGGATAACTTTGGCTACGGTGATTATATACGGGGTGGGGTATGGGAGTGTCCTGATTTATTCCCGCTTCCGGTAGACAAAGGCAACACCTCTAAATGGGTGCTGATGATTAGCACTGGAGCCAGCACGAACACTCAAGGCTCGGATGCGGAATATTTTATCGGTGAACTGACGTCTGATGGAAAATTTCAAAATGATCTTCCGCCGGGGAAGGTGCTGAAAACCGATTGGGGCAAGGAATTCTATGCCTCGATGTCCTTCACCAATATACCCGGCGGGCGGCGTATCATGCTGGCATGGATGACGAATTGGGACTACCCGTTCAGCTTTCCGACTTCGTCCTGGAAGGGGCAGTTCAGCATCGCTAGAGAGTTATCGCTAAAAACGACCCGTGAAGGTATCCGCTTGATACAGCATCCGATATCCGAACTGACTTCGCTGCGTTCCCATTTATTTTCATTAGACCATGAGAGTATCACGGAATCTTCTCCGAATATACTGGAAGGCTTGAATGCGGGGGCCTATGAGATTGAAGCGGAGTTCGAATTCCCTTCCGTTGGGATGGCATCGACTTTTGGATTTTACGTACGGGAAGGCGGTGAGCAAAGAACGGCAGTCGGCTATAAAACAGATGTACAACAGATGTTTGTAAACCGTGCTGATTCAGGGTTTGCCGATTTCTCTCCCCTGTTTTCAACGTTTCATGAAGCATCGCTGGCACCCGTCGGGAATCGGATTCAAATGCGTATATTTGTGGACGAATCCTCAGTTGAGGTGTTTGGTAATCATGGGGAAGTCGTATTTTCTGATCTCATTTTTCCAGATTCGGCGCGTAGAGGGATGAGCTTCTATACCCAAGGTGGTGAAGTAAAAGTTGTTTCTCTTCGAGTGTATGCGCTACGCAATAGCTGGAGGGTTACAGAGGCTTCACCCATCAGACTGATGATGGATTACACTCAGCTGGAGCTTGCGGAAGGACAGTCCAAACGTCTGTATGCGAGTGTGGAGGACCATTCCGGGAGAAAAGGACATTTGCTGAATTGGGAATCCAGCAATCCCGCAGTCGTCAAGGTGATCGTGTCAAATGAGGGCTTTGCGACCGTGGAGGCACTTTTCCCTGGAGAAGCTGTTGTTACAGCCTCCATCCCGGGAGATACGGTAAGAGCAAGTACCTCTGTTACCGTACACGGCGGGATGTTTTATACCAACCTTTCAGGTTGGAAGCCGGATGTCTCTGCATCCCGCTGGATGGTGACGGCAGATGGTATGCGCGGAAGCTATATCAGCGATGCGAATTATATGGCTTCTGAACAGGCGAAAGATTTTACGTATGAGGCTGATATGAAGCTGGATGGGAATGGGAGTGCTGGTTCCATGATTTTCCGTGCCAACGCGGACGGGTCGAGTGGCTATTATTTGAATTTGGATCCGAACATGAAATCTATTCGCCTTTTTTATAAAAAAGAAGGGCGATTCGAGGAACAACAGGTGCTGACCAAGGTTCCAAGATTTGTACTTCCGGGAGTAACCTATCATATCAAAATCCAAGCAAAAGGATTACGCCTTCGTATAGAGATAGACGATGAACAGGTAATTGACTTGGAAGATGGTACGTTTGCCGCAGGGCATTTTGGCATTAATGTATTTGGAGGGCAAGCTTTTTACCAAAATGTAAGGGTCGAAAAAGTCTGA
- a CDS encoding ABC transporter ATP-binding protein → MMLLELTVELSQPYLISKIIDEGIRQQNLPVVWLWGGVLVGSAIIAFMAGISSSFFASHASQGFGYDVREKLYQKVQSFSYPVFKRFATSSLITRLTGDVTQVQDTVFMSLRFMTRVPLVVIGSIVMALVVHFRLGLLLAVMAPVLFVFVLVTMRRTVTLFKGVQRRLDDVNGVIQENLTGIRLIRVFVRMRHEIERFAHYGSELMKGTVSALRWTETTMPFILFTMNAGIIAVLWFGRGQISTGDASVGQVVAVVNYSLRTIGALSALSGIVVVFSRATASTGRIREVLETPNVEGRGLEAVPTQNTRMEGQVEMDRVSFHYPGSDLAVLKDISFKARPGERIAIMGATGSGKSSLVQLITRLYEEDEGHVRFDGKDARELDGAILREAIGYVPQEVLLFTGSIRDNIAWGLEHASLEQIQEAARMAQIHHMIERLPQGYDTMLGQRGVNLSGGQKQRLSIARALVRQPAVLILDDSTSALDAGTETALLNALDGLSCTTFLITQKISSTASADQILLLDEGRLIASGSHKHLMDSSDLYRRIYESQYGKEESHVQGTH, encoded by the coding sequence ATGATGTTGCTGGAATTGACGGTAGAGTTATCGCAGCCGTATTTGATCTCCAAAATCATAGATGAGGGCATTCGGCAGCAGAATTTGCCTGTCGTCTGGTTATGGGGCGGTGTACTGGTGGGCAGTGCCATTATCGCTTTTATGGCAGGGATATCGAGCTCCTTTTTTGCTTCGCATGCAAGTCAGGGTTTTGGCTATGATGTGCGGGAAAAGCTGTATCAAAAGGTGCAGTCCTTTTCTTATCCGGTATTCAAACGGTTTGCTACTTCGTCGCTGATTACGCGCCTGACGGGAGATGTCACGCAAGTACAAGATACGGTGTTTATGAGCTTGCGATTTATGACACGGGTTCCGCTGGTGGTCATCGGCAGTATTGTGATGGCCTTGGTTGTACATTTTAGGCTTGGGCTGCTACTGGCGGTTATGGCCCCGGTGCTGTTCGTATTTGTGCTGGTGACGATGCGGAGGACTGTCACTTTGTTTAAGGGTGTCCAGCGGCGCTTGGATGATGTTAATGGAGTAATTCAGGAGAATCTGACAGGCATTCGGCTTATCCGGGTTTTTGTACGGATGCGGCATGAAATTGAACGCTTTGCCCATTATGGAAGCGAATTGATGAAAGGGACGGTGTCCGCTTTACGGTGGACAGAAACGACGATGCCGTTCATTTTGTTTACGATGAATGCAGGGATCATTGCAGTACTTTGGTTTGGGCGCGGTCAAATTTCCACTGGAGATGCCAGTGTTGGACAGGTGGTGGCAGTCGTCAATTATTCCTTGCGGACGATTGGAGCTTTGTCTGCCTTGTCCGGTATCGTTGTGGTATTTTCCCGGGCTACTGCATCCACAGGACGGATTCGAGAGGTTCTGGAAACACCTAATGTAGAGGGGCGAGGGCTGGAGGCTGTTCCAACACAGAACACACGAATGGAGGGACAGGTGGAAATGGATCGGGTGAGCTTTCATTATCCGGGCAGTGATTTGGCTGTATTAAAGGATATATCCTTTAAGGCACGACCGGGTGAGCGAATCGCTATTATGGGAGCTACTGGTTCGGGCAAATCCTCACTTGTACAGTTGATTACACGTCTGTATGAAGAAGATGAAGGTCATGTGCGCTTTGACGGAAAGGACGCTCGTGAACTGGATGGAGCCATACTACGTGAGGCGATTGGCTATGTCCCTCAAGAGGTACTGCTATTCACCGGCTCGATTCGGGATAATATTGCGTGGGGGCTGGAGCATGCGAGTCTGGAGCAGATTCAGGAAGCCGCGCGCATGGCGCAAATCCATCATATGATTGAACGCTTGCCACAAGGCTATGACACCATGCTCGGACAGCGTGGCGTTAATCTGTCTGGCGGACAGAAGCAGCGGCTTTCGATTGCCCGCGCACTGGTGCGCCAGCCGGCAGTGCTGATTCTGGACGATAGCACAAGTGCGCTGGATGCGGGGACGGAAACAGCATTGCTGAATGCACTTGATGGCCTGTCCTGCACGACATTTCTCATCACGCAGAAGATCAGCTCAACTGCATCAGCAGATCAGATTTTACTGCTGGATGAGGGGCGTCTGATCGCAAGTGGAAGTCATAAGCATCTCATGGATAGCTCGGATCTGTACCGGCGTATCTATGAATCACAATACGGAAAGGAGGAGTCGCATGTTCAAGGAACTCATTGA
- a CDS encoding ABC transporter ATP-binding protein — protein MFKELIEPFRQSTPESGVLRNPAGAEGRSKAKAKNWSGTVGRIWAYLARRKAKLMLVLFMVLLSSGLSLLGPYLVGVAVDDFLEGPGGRTWIYFLIGLGAVYLLNSLTSWLQNIWMIEIAQETVYRMRFDLFSHLHRLPIPFYGKRQQGEIMSRLTNDIENVSSTLNSSAIPIFSSILTLIGTLTVMLWLSPLMTLLTFIVVPLMAAGMRWITRRTGPLYKERQKNLGELNGYIEETLSGQQIIKAFSQEKRVIRDFRERNDRIRLSGFWAQTISGFIPKLMNGLNNLSFAIVAGIGGILAIRGSITIGTIIVFVEYARQFTRPLNDLANQWNTLLSAIAGAERVFEILDEDEESKDERGAVKLKHVEGAVRFTDVSFGYDEGSATLETISFEAKPGEMIALVGPTGAGKTTLIQLLSRFYSPDKGTITLDGRDITTIERESLRSRMAFVLQDTFLFQGTIRENIRFGRLDATDEEVEQASKLANAHSFIMRMKDGYDKVLEANGSGISQGQKQLLAIARAILANPSILVLDEATSSIDTITEMKIQEGLERLMQGRTSFVIAHRLNTIRQADRILVLKDGRLDEQGSHEELLAHKGFYSDLYYGQLRKQSS, from the coding sequence ATGTTCAAGGAACTCATTGAACCGTTCCGTCAGTCTACACCAGAATCCGGTGTGTTGCGAAATCCGGCAGGTGCTGAGGGACGAAGCAAGGCCAAAGCGAAGAACTGGTCTGGCACGGTAGGGCGAATATGGGCTTATCTGGCCCGTCGCAAGGCCAAGCTAATGCTGGTACTGTTCATGGTGTTGCTCAGCTCCGGGCTGTCGCTGCTGGGACCATATTTGGTTGGCGTAGCGGTGGATGATTTTCTCGAAGGTCCGGGTGGACGCACGTGGATTTATTTTCTCATAGGTTTAGGGGCTGTATATTTACTGAACTCGCTGACCTCCTGGCTGCAAAATATCTGGATGATTGAGATTGCCCAAGAGACGGTATACCGCATGCGTTTCGATCTGTTTTCACATTTGCATCGACTCCCCATTCCTTTCTACGGCAAACGTCAGCAGGGAGAAATTATGAGTCGTCTGACCAATGATATCGAAAATGTCAGTTCTACGCTGAACAGCTCGGCCATTCCGATTTTTTCAAGCATATTGACGCTCATCGGTACACTCACAGTGATGCTGTGGTTAAGCCCGTTGATGACTCTGCTAACCTTTATCGTGGTGCCGTTAATGGCAGCCGGGATGCGCTGGATTACACGCCGCACCGGGCCTTTATATAAGGAACGACAGAAGAACTTGGGCGAACTGAACGGATACATCGAAGAAACGCTGTCCGGTCAGCAGATTATTAAGGCATTTTCACAGGAGAAGAGGGTTATTCGTGATTTTCGTGAGCGTAATGACCGTATTCGGCTGTCAGGTTTCTGGGCACAAACGATTTCAGGCTTTATCCCTAAGCTGATGAACGGACTGAATAATCTCAGCTTTGCTATTGTAGCAGGGATCGGTGGCATTTTGGCCATTCGCGGCTCGATTACGATAGGAACGATTATCGTCTTTGTAGAATATGCTCGCCAGTTTACTAGACCGCTGAACGATTTGGCTAACCAGTGGAATACACTGTTGTCCGCCATTGCCGGAGCTGAGCGCGTATTTGAAATATTGGACGAAGATGAAGAGTCCAAGGATGAACGTGGCGCAGTAAAGCTGAAGCATGTAGAGGGAGCTGTGCGGTTTACGGATGTTTCCTTTGGTTATGATGAGGGAAGCGCTACGCTAGAAACGATCTCTTTTGAAGCTAAACCTGGTGAGATGATCGCGCTGGTCGGCCCGACCGGAGCAGGAAAAACGACACTGATCCAGCTTCTTTCCAGGTTCTATAGCCCAGACAAGGGAACGATTACACTGGACGGGCGTGACATTACGACCATAGAGCGTGAAAGCTTGCGCTCCCGTATGGCGTTTGTGCTACAGGACACCTTCCTGTTTCAAGGGACCATTCGTGAAAATATCCGCTTCGGCAGGCTGGATGCCACTGATGAGGAGGTTGAACAAGCATCGAAGCTGGCTAACGCCCACTCTTTTATCATGCGGATGAAGGACGGGTACGACAAGGTGCTGGAAGCGAACGGCAGCGGTATCAGCCAAGGTCAAAAGCAGCTGCTGGCGATTGCCCGTGCGATTTTGGCCAACCCTTCCATCCTGGTACTCGACGAGGCGACCAGCAGTATCGACACCATTACCGAGATGAAAATCCAGGAAGGGCTGGAACGGCTCATGCAGGGCCGAACAAGTTTCGTTATTGCGCATCGGTTGAATACCATTCGTCAGGCTGACCGGATTTTGGTCTTAAAGGACGGCCGTCTGGACGAGCAAGGCTCCCATGAGGAGTTGCTGGCTCACAAAGGCTTTTATAGTGATTTATATTATGGTCAGTTGAGAAAACAAAGCTCATAA
- a CDS encoding MFS transporter produces the protein MSSLPKSAKFPLFILMLNLFIALLGQGMVIPILPEYLKQFNAAGAAAGYLIAAFGAAQFIFSPLGGQLSDRYGRKSMIIIGLFLTVISDLMFAVSTTLPLLYIARFIGGMGIGLMVPSNMAYVADITTPETRAKGMGYLGASMNLGMVLGPGLGGMIAEFGIRVPYFFAGGLGLVATLLSLYMPETLPKEQRKSVDQWVRREPIRKQILNSFRTSYFRYLLLILIMTLGLMNYETVYALFVERKYDFDATKISMIITVGAIIGIVVQVWLLDYLIKRLGEMKLIRLSLIMTAIALLFMLIKINLGYLLVVSALFFAFNAFLRPTVSTMIANSAGDRQGYAAGLNTTYTSLGNILGPILAGLLFDKHIQIPYIFGALILAPALFLTFQKSKNEKRMVAND, from the coding sequence ATGAGCAGCTTACCTAAGTCTGCTAAATTTCCACTTTTCATTTTGATGCTGAATCTGTTTATTGCTTTATTGGGTCAAGGCATGGTAATTCCCATTTTGCCTGAATATCTGAAACAATTTAATGCGGCAGGAGCTGCTGCGGGGTATCTTATTGCCGCTTTTGGAGCAGCACAGTTTATTTTTTCACCTCTAGGTGGTCAGCTTTCGGATAGATACGGGCGAAAATCGATGATTATTATTGGTCTGTTTTTAACCGTCATTTCGGATTTGATGTTTGCGGTATCTACGACATTGCCCCTTCTATATATTGCTCGATTTATTGGGGGGATGGGTATTGGATTAATGGTACCTTCCAATATGGCCTATGTCGCTGATATTACCACTCCTGAAACCCGCGCTAAAGGAATGGGGTACTTGGGTGCTTCCATGAATTTGGGGATGGTGCTTGGTCCGGGGTTAGGCGGTATGATCGCTGAGTTTGGTATAAGGGTGCCCTATTTTTTTGCTGGTGGACTTGGACTTGTAGCAACGCTGCTTAGCTTATATATGCCAGAGACACTGCCTAAGGAACAACGAAAATCCGTTGACCAATGGGTCCGACGGGAGCCCATTCGAAAGCAAATTCTAAATTCATTTCGGACGTCCTATTTTCGTTATCTTCTCCTCATATTGATCATGACATTAGGTTTGATGAATTACGAAACGGTGTATGCTCTTTTTGTGGAACGAAAATACGATTTTGATGCCACTAAAATCTCAATGATCATTACGGTTGGTGCCATAATAGGCATCGTGGTGCAAGTATGGCTACTTGATTATCTCATCAAGAGACTTGGCGAGATGAAGCTCATACGCCTCTCTTTGATTATGACAGCCATTGCTTTACTGTTCATGCTCATTAAGATCAATTTAGGTTATCTGCTGGTGGTATCGGCTCTGTTTTTTGCCTTTAATGCTTTCTTAAGGCCAACAGTAAGTACAATGATCGCTAACTCGGCTGGAGATCGTCAAGGATATGCCGCCGGACTGAATACGACGTATACCAGCCTAGGCAATATATTGGGACCCATTTTAGCAGGTTTATTGTTTGACAAACACATTCAAATTCCTTATATTTTTGGTGCACTAATCCTTGCACCTGCCCTTTTCTTAACCTTTCAAAAATCAAAAAATGAGAAACGGATGGTTGCTAATGACTGA
- a CDS encoding TetR/AcrR family transcriptional regulator, with amino-acid sequence MTENWHQNLKNKNREELIAAAKELFMKQSFLKVNIKDVCHVAGVSRVTFYKHFQSMNELIFEVQMEILESMTEFVRRAPSAEMNGKQMLTSMLDAWIDYAWQHPDYIKFILLFDLHYEAYDSNQELKEQYKNFVSREKEQHFLIDALEAGIQDGSLKSDAEPLKTAHFIFTSMMGLLQKMSLTSKEDWNSEFQDVQIANRFVGMLVQYLSPESD; translated from the coding sequence ATGACTGAGAACTGGCACCAGAATTTGAAAAACAAAAATCGGGAAGAACTCATTGCGGCTGCGAAGGAACTTTTTATGAAGCAGAGCTTTCTCAAAGTTAATATTAAGGATGTATGCCATGTGGCCGGTGTAAGTCGGGTTACATTTTATAAGCACTTTCAGTCCATGAACGAACTGATTTTTGAGGTCCAAATGGAAATCCTTGAGAGTATGACCGAATTTGTTAGAAGAGCACCTTCAGCCGAAATGAATGGTAAGCAGATGCTTACTTCGATGCTTGATGCATGGATTGATTATGCTTGGCAACATCCAGATTACATCAAGTTTATTCTATTATTCGATCTACATTACGAAGCTTATGATTCAAATCAAGAACTCAAAGAACAGTACAAAAATTTTGTTAGCCGGGAAAAGGAACAACATTTCCTGATAGATGCTCTGGAAGCTGGAATCCAGGATGGATCATTAAAGTCGGATGCTGAACCCTTAAAGACTGCGCATTTTATCTTTACGTCTATGATGGGTTTACTCCAGAAAATGAGCCTAACTTCCAAGGAAGATTGGAATAGTGAATTTCAGGATGTACAAATTGCAAACCGATTTGTAGGGATGTTGGTTCAGTATTTAAGTCCAGAAAGTGATTAG
- a CDS encoding helix-turn-helix domain-containing protein: MNGSLFEPRLRDGDYIPRFFAYYYKQWRDYTMSYHDHYSTEIMYMISGLCRVDVQTGEDTEESITLRKGEFIMLDAGIPHRLVVEGEQPCRMLNVEFGFKEGVRVGPSIQQIAAEEQEVTAFMSRPFPYLVLSDPEEVYYALKSLVLELDQRKEQPGAMAEMLFMQLLVRIARLREEAERSNTQQTDVYIKRCIEFLHLNYDRDIAVKDMAAAVNLHPGYLHRIFKKHTGLTLTAYLTMLRMDKARMLLQQTDIPIQEIADYVGVASRQYFHMLFKKHTGQTPVEYRSAVERDVRNYAEEGGS, translated from the coding sequence ATGAACGGAAGTCTGTTTGAGCCAAGACTGCGGGACGGGGATTATATTCCCCGTTTTTTTGCTTACTATTACAAGCAATGGCGTGACTATACGATGTCTTACCACGATCATTATTCCACTGAAATTATGTATATGATTTCTGGTTTGTGCAGGGTAGATGTACAAACTGGAGAAGATACGGAAGAAAGCATTACGCTGCGCAAAGGCGAGTTTATTATGCTGGATGCAGGCATCCCACATCGATTGGTGGTGGAAGGTGAACAACCGTGCCGGATGCTGAATGTAGAGTTTGGATTTAAGGAAGGGGTGAGGGTAGGACCGTCTATCCAACAAATAGCAGCGGAGGAACAGGAGGTCACGGCCTTTATGTCGCGTCCATTCCCTTATCTGGTGCTATCGGACCCGGAAGAGGTATATTATGCGCTGAAAAGTCTCGTGCTGGAGCTGGATCAAAGAAAAGAACAGCCGGGTGCCATGGCAGAAATGCTTTTTATGCAATTGCTAGTACGAATTGCACGTCTGCGGGAAGAGGCAGAGCGCAGCAATACGCAGCAAACAGATGTGTACATCAAGCGATGCATTGAATTTCTCCATCTGAACTATGACCGGGATATTGCAGTCAAGGACATGGCCGCAGCCGTCAATCTGCATCCGGGGTATTTGCATCGAATTTTCAAAAAACATACGGGGCTAACGCTTACCGCGTATTTAACGATGTTGCGAATGGACAAGGCCCGTATGCTGCTTCAGCAAACGGACATTCCCATTCAAGAAATTGCCGATTATGTTGGCGTGGCCAGCAGACAGTATTTTCATATGTTGTTCAAAAAGCACACTGGTCAAACCCCTGTTGAATACCGCTCTGCTGTGGAGCGCGATGTGAGGAACTATGCGGAGGAGGGTGGGAGCTGA
- a CDS encoding sugar porter family MFS transporter encodes MGVIIHNESAQQKALQSEKPSMLFVTLVSIVAALGGILFGFDIAVVSGAVEFLQQRFSLSEFQVGWAVSSLIVGSITGAALSGYMSERIGRKKVLLAAGFLFVVGSICSAIQDSFTGYVIFRMIGGVGIGITSTICPVYNAEIAPAKYRGRLVALNQLAIVTGIFLVYFQNSWIVSLGDEAWGVSTAWRWMFGVGAVPGLIFMLLMLFIPESPRWLIKKNRPYEALPILLKIHGEEAAKQEVLDIKESFKNENDSLKQLFAPGIRVALFIGIMLAIMQHITGINAILYYAPVIFKGMGLGTDASLTQTIWIGLINVLFTIVSVWLIDKAGRKVLLMIGTSLMTLCLVIIGAAFKMGLTTGPLVLIMILIYVASYAISLGPIVWVMISEIFPNRIRGKAVAIASMALWAGDYLVSQAFPPLLSSAGPSNTFWIFGAISLFVVVFIWRKVPETKGRSLEQMENMWLGK; translated from the coding sequence ATGGGAGTAATCATCCATAATGAAAGCGCTCAACAGAAAGCGCTTCAATCAGAAAAACCCAGTATGCTGTTTGTGACGCTGGTATCCATCGTAGCCGCGCTTGGAGGCATACTGTTCGGTTTTGATATCGCGGTTGTTTCGGGGGCAGTCGAATTCCTACAGCAGCGTTTTTCGCTGAGCGAATTTCAGGTTGGTTGGGCGGTGTCGAGTCTGATTGTAGGGAGTATCACAGGAGCGGCTCTCTCTGGCTACATGAGTGAAAGAATCGGCAGAAAAAAGGTATTGCTGGCTGCCGGATTTTTATTCGTCGTCGGCTCGATTTGCTCTGCGATTCAAGATTCGTTCACCGGGTATGTTATCTTTCGCATGATCGGCGGCGTCGGCATAGGAATCACTTCCACCATTTGTCCGGTGTATAACGCAGAGATCGCTCCCGCCAAATACCGAGGCCGTTTGGTTGCTTTAAATCAGCTGGCGATCGTAACGGGCATTTTCCTGGTTTATTTTCAGAATTCGTGGATCGTCAGCTTGGGGGATGAAGCCTGGGGTGTCTCAACCGCCTGGCGCTGGATGTTCGGAGTGGGGGCTGTTCCCGGACTAATCTTTATGCTCTTGATGCTCTTCATACCCGAAAGCCCAAGATGGCTTATCAAAAAGAATCGGCCTTATGAAGCGCTGCCAATTCTGCTGAAAATTCACGGTGAAGAAGCCGCTAAACAGGAAGTACTTGATATCAAGGAATCGTTCAAAAATGAGAACGACTCATTAAAACAATTGTTCGCTCCCGGTATTCGGGTCGCTCTCTTTATCGGTATTATGCTCGCCATTATGCAGCATATTACCGGCATCAATGCCATTTTGTATTATGCGCCGGTTATCTTTAAAGGAATGGGGCTCGGTACGGACGCTTCTTTGACCCAGACCATCTGGATCGGGTTGATCAATGTGTTGTTTACCATCGTATCCGTATGGCTGATCGACAAAGCGGGACGAAAAGTTCTGCTGATGATCGGTACCTCGTTGATGACCCTCTGCTTGGTCATTATTGGAGCCGCATTCAAAATGGGTTTAACTACCGGACCGCTCGTGCTGATCATGATATTGATCTACGTGGCCTCCTACGCTATATCGCTTGGGCCAATCGTATGGGTCATGATCTCGGAGATCTTTCCGAACCGCATTCGCGGCAAAGCTGTCGCCATTGCTTCGATGGCACTATGGGCCGGTGATTATCTGGTCTCCCAGGCATTCCCTCCCCTGCTAAGTTCAGCAGGTCCCTCCAATACCTTTTGGATATTCGGAGCCATCTCGTTGTTCGTCGTAGTCTTTATATGGCGCAAGGTTCCCGAAACCAAGGGGAGATCACTTGAACAAATGGAAAATATGTGGCTCGGAAAATAA